A genomic region of Clarias gariepinus isolate MV-2021 ecotype Netherlands chromosome 23, CGAR_prim_01v2, whole genome shotgun sequence contains the following coding sequences:
- the rem1 gene encoding GTP-binding protein REM 1 has translation MTLNTQRGGKEMVRRRASSPIPSSLHGGIHKQSQHPLLAQSASYQAGDVKLRLQAHWSSDSEESDSSGYECLYRVILLGDHGVGKSSLAGIFAGIQEKDAQNCIGEDMYERTMTVDGEETTLLVMDTWEAEKQEEDQKWVQDYCMQVGNAYVIVYSITERSSFESASELRIQLRRIRQAENIPIILVGNKSDLVRCREVAVEEGRACAVVFDCKFIETSASLNHNVQELFEGIVRQIRLRRDSKETSEHRHSIYKRKESITKKARRFLDRLAAKNSKKMALKVRSKSCHDLAVL, from the exons ATGACCCTGAATACACAGAGAGGGGGTAAAGAGATGGTGAGGAGAAGGGCTAGTTCTCCAATCCCCTCCTCTCTGCATGGAGGGATACACAAACAATCTCAGCATCCTCTACTGGCCCAGTCCGCCTCCTACCAGGCCGGAGACGTGAAACTACGCCTGCAAGCTCACTGGTCCTCAGACTCAGAGGAGTCCGACAGCTCAGGCTATGAGTGTCTCTATCGGGTCATCCTACTGGGTGATCATGGAGTTGGCAAGTCCAGCCTCGCCGGCATTTTTGCCGGAATCCAAGAAAAAGATGCCCAAAACTGCATAGGTG AGGATATGTATGAAAGAACAATGACAGTGGACGGAGAAGAAACCACTCTTTTAGTAATGGACACATGGGAAGCAGAAAAGCAG GAAGAGGACCAGAAGTGGGTGCAGGACTACTGCATGCAGGTTGGGAATGCGTACGTCATAGTTTACTCCATCACCGAGCGCAGTAGCTTTGAAAGTGCATCAGAGCTACGCATTCAGCTGCGACGAATCCGTCAAGCTGAGAACATTCCCATCATTCTTGTTGGCAACAAAAGTGACCTGGTGCGCTGTCGTGAGGTAGCAGTGGAAG agGGACGGGCATGCGCTGTCGTTTTTGACTGCAAATTCATTGAGACATCAGCATCGTTGAACCACAATGTCCAAGAGCTGTTTGAAGGCATTGTGAGGCAGATCCGTCTGCGACGGGACAGCAAAGAGACCAGTGAGCACCGCCATTCCATTTACAAGCGCAAGGAAAGCATCACCAAAAAGGCCCGCCGCTTCCTCGACAGACTGGCGGCCAAGAACAGCAAAAAAATGGCCTTGAAAGTTCGTTCCAAATCCTGCCATGATCTAGCTGTTTTATGA
- the myg1 gene encoding UPF0160 protein MYG1, mitochondrial, with product MFYRFLIRHQIFYRSLKLQRRHIQYLKMSSVKIGTHNGTFHCDEVLACYLLRQLPEYKDAEIIRTRDPVQLEKCDVVVDVGGVYDHKQHRYDHHQRSFEETFNSLCPEKPWVTRLSSAGLVYLHFGRQVLSHLTHLAQDNKQLEVLYDKMYENFVEEVDAVDNGISQYDGEARYTITTTLSTRVSHLNPWWNSESQDTEEGFKKAISLVGAEFLDRLHYYQKAWLPARVVVESAIQTRHEVDISGEIVLLAEGGCPWKEHLFSLEKELKLDVAIKFVLYPDQNGQWRVQCVPAGLNTFHNRLSLLEEWRGVRDSALSELSGITDCIFVHASGFIGGNKTKEGALEMARRTLQASYKPGNNASVS from the exons ATGTTTTACAGATTTCTAATTAGACACCAGATTTTCTATCGCAGCTTGAAACTTCAGAGacgacatatacagtatttaaaaatgtcttcTGTTAAAATTGGCACCCACAACGGAACTTTCCACTGTGATGAAGTTTTGGCGTGCTATCTCTTACGCCAGCTCCCGGAGTACAAG GATGCTGAAATCATTCGGACTCGTGATCCCGTACAGCTGGAAAAGTGTGATGTTGTGGTCGACGTTGGTGGTGTCTATGATCATAAACAGCACCGATACGACCATCATCAAAG GTCCTTTGAGGAGACCTTCAACAGCCTATGCCCAGAGAAGCCATGGGTAACTAGACTCAGCTCAGCCGGATTGGTTTATCTTCACTTTGGTCGTCAAGTtctttctcatcttacacacTTGGCACAAGACAACAAGCAATTGGAGGTCCTTTACGATAAG ATGTATGAGAACTTTGTTGAGGAGGTGGATGCTGTGGATAATGGGATTTCCCAGTATGATGGAGAGGCACGTTATACCATTACCACCACTCTCAGTACTCGTGTCAGTCATCTTAACCCATGGTGGAACAGCGAGAGCCAGGACACTGAG GAGGGTTTTAAGAAAGCCATTTCCCTGGTCGGAGCAGAATTCTTGGACCGGTTGCACTACTATCAAAAAGCATGGCTCCCAGCACGAGTGGTAGTGGAGTCTGCTATTCAGACAAGGCATGAG GTGGACATTAGTGGTGAAATAGTGCTATTGGCTGAAGGTGGATGTCCGTGGAAGGAACATCTCTTCTCACTGGAAAAAGAACTTAAATTGGATGTAGCAATCAAGTTTGTCCTCTATCCAGACCAAAATGGACAGTGGAGGGTCCAGTGTGTGCCAGCAGGACTTAATACGTTCCACAACAG GCTATCGCTACTGGAGGAATGGCGAGGGGTTAGGGACAGTGCCTTGTCTGAATTAAGTGGAATCACTGATTGCATCTTTGTTCATGCCAGTGGCTTTATTGGAGGAAACAAAACCAAGGAAGGAGCTCTTGAGATGGCTAGAAGAACATTGCAAGCTTCTTACAAACCAGGGAACAATGCAAGTGTTTCCTAA